The following are encoded in a window of Lates calcarifer isolate ASB-BC8 unplaced genomic scaffold, TLL_Latcal_v3 _unitig_5243_quiver_792, whole genome shotgun sequence genomic DNA:
- the LOC108874171 gene encoding uncharacterized protein LOC108874171 isoform X32: MEERVCIFLLVLFFSHHVVSGTLVVNVAQTFYQAEENHHITLEWTFTPKTLSSSNIYILCQLITDQKVSKVLFHLHEGVEVSESQDEQFSGRVQFDKDVLREGRLRLHVSRLRTEDSGLYLCEVNTESGSSSDKCRLSVTGNHQITCQTEPNQAEEGGDVSLQCRLDPSVDLRKETLEFTRADLNREDDVVHLYRHEKDQTDPQMDQYRDRTTLIHEDLIRGIISLKISSLTLTDSGLYRCYVPGLAASATITLTVVRKDQDNRTNTTIIEPEKPGAEENKRVGVIVGGVLTVVALILVLILIGVLVKRRNLMRKKDEFTTTRPPVTENTEPEKPVIHQLTCQTEPNQVEEGGDVSLQCRLDPSVDLRKETLEFTRADLNREDDVVHLYRHEKDQTDRQMDQYRDRTTLIHEDLIRGIISLNISSLTLTDSGLYTCYVPGLADSCTITLTVVRKKDEFTTTRPPVTENTEPEKPGAEKMNVGAIVGGVLGLIFFGVVGALLVFIIIIDLVKRRNLWMKKKQEAEKTPNISEMEKLETTSTEGDEELHRAAENASGNFLKEITDQRASRLFHLHEGVEVSESQDEQFSGRVQFDKDVLREGRLRLDVSRLRTEDSGLYLCEVNTESGSSSDKCRLNVTVIHQITCQTEPNQVEEGGDVSLQCRLDPSVDLRKETLEFTRADLNREDDVVHLYRHEKDQTDPQMDQYRDRTTLIHEDLIRGIISLNISSLNLTDSGLYTCYVPGLADSATITLTVAVRKDQDNRTNTTIIESEKPGPEEVKDVGAIVVAVLAVLLFIVGLIIGVLVKCRNLSICQRREGGGDQGRELADVD; encoded by the exons atggaggagagagtctGTATCTTCCTGcttgttttattcttcagtcATCACGTTGTCAGCG gaacactTGTAGTGAATGTGGCACAGACCTTCtatcaggcagaggagaaccaccacatcacactgGAATGGACCTTCACACCCAaaactctcagctcctccaacaTTTATATCCTCTGTCAACTGATAACTGATCAGAAAGTCTCAAAAGTCCTGTTTCATCTCCATGAGGGTGTTGAGGTCTCAGAGTCTCAGGATGAACAGTTTTCAGGACGAGTCCAGTTTGACAAAGACGTCCTCAGAGAAGGACGACTCAGACTTCATGTGTCCAGACTCAGGACTGAGGACTCAggtctgtacctgtgtgaggTCAACACAGAGTCCGGTTCAAGCTCTGACAAGTGTCGACTCAGCGTCACTG GAAATCATCAGATCACCTGTCAGACTGAACCGAACCAGGCAGAAGAAGGTGgtgatgtttcactgcagtgtcGTCTGGATCCATCAGTGGACTTGAGGAAAGAAACACTGGAGTTTACCAGAGCTGACCTCAACAGAGAAGATGATGTGGTCCACTTGTACCGCCATGAAAAGGACCAAACTGATCCACAGATGGATCAGTACAGAGACAGGACGACTCTGATCCATGAAGATCTGATCAGAGGAATCATCAGTCTGAAGATCTCCTCATTGACCCTGACAGACAGTGGACTGTACAGATGTTACGTCCCAGGACTAGCAGCCAGTGCTACCATAACTCttactgttg tgagaaaagaccaagacaacaggacaaacacaacgaTCATCGAGCCAGAGAAACctg gagctgaggagaatAAGAGGGTTGGTGtcattgttggtggtgttctCACTGTTGTTGCTCTTATTCTTGTCCTCATTCTTATTGGAGTCCTGGTGAAACGTAGAAATCTCA tgagaaagaaagatgagttCACAACAACGAGACCtccagtgacagaaaacactgagccagagaaacctg TGATTCATCAGCTCACCTGTCAGACTGAACCGAACCAGGTAGAAGAAGGTGgtgatgtttcactgcagtgtcGTCTGGATCCATCAGTGGACTTGAGGAAAGAAACACTGGAGTTTACCAGAGCTGACCTCAACAGAGAAGATGATGTGGTCCACTTGTATCGACATGAAAAGGACCAAACTGATCGACAGATGGATCAGTACAGAGACAGGACGACTCTGATCCATGAAGATCTGATCAGAGGAATCATCAGTCTGAACATCTCCTCATTGACCCTGACAGACAGTGGACTGTACACATGTTACGTCCCAGGACTAGCAGACAGTTGTACCATAACTCttactgttg tgagaaagaaagatgagttCACAACAACGAGACCtccagtgacagaaaacactgagccagagaaacctg gagctgagaaGATGAATGTTGGTGCCATTGTTGGTGGTGTCCTTGGTCTCattttttttggtgttgttgGTGCTCTTCTTGTCTTCATTATTATCATAGACCTGGTGAAACGTAGAAATCTCT ggatgaagaagaagcaggaagcagagaaaacaccaaacatctctgagatggaaaagctggagacgacatcaacagaaggagatgaagagctgcacagagctgcagaaaacgcTTCAGGAAACTTCCTGAAAGAG ATAACTGATCAGAGAGCCTCAAGACTGTTTCATCTCCATGAGGGTGTTGAGGTCTCAGAGTCTCAGGATGAACAGTTTTCAGGACGAGTCCAGTTTGACAAAGACGTCCTCAGAGAAGGACGACTCAGACTTGATGTGTCCAGACTCAGGACTGAGGACTCAggtctgtacctgtgtgaggTCAACACAGAGTCCGGTTCAAGCTCTGACAAGTGTCGACTCAACGTCACTG TGATTCATCAGATCACCTGTCAGACTGAACCGAACCAGGTAGAAGAAGGTGgtgatgtttcactgcagtgtcGTCTGGATCCATCAGTGGACTTGAGGAAAGAAACACTGGAGTTTACCAGAGCTGACCTCAACAGAGAAGATGATGTGGTCCACTTGTATCGACATGAAAAGGACCAAACTGATCCACAGATGGATCAGTACAGAGACAGGACGACTCTGATCCATGAAGATCTGATCAGAGGAATCATCAGTCTGAACATCTCCTCATTGAACCTGACAGACAGTGGACTGTACACATGTTACGTCCCAGGACTAGCAGACAGTGCTACCATAACTCttactgttg CAGTGAGAAAAGACcaagacaacaggacaaacacaacgaTCATCGAGTCAGAGAAACctg
- the LOC108874171 gene encoding uncharacterized protein LOC108874171 isoform X31, with protein MEERVCIFLLVLFFSHHVVSGTLVVNVAQTFYQAEENHHITLEWTFTPKTLSSSNIYILCQLITDQKVSKVLFHLHEGVEVSESQDEQFSGRVQFDKDVLREGRLRLHVSRLRTEDSGLYLCEVNTESGSSSDKCRLSVTGNHQITCQTEPNQAEEGGDVSLQCRLDPSVDLRKETLEFTRADLNREDDVVHLYRHEKDQTDPQMDQYRDRTTLIHEDLIRGIISLKISSLTLTDSGLYRCYVPGLAASATITLTVVRKDQDNRTNTTIIEPEKPGAEENKRVGVIVGGVLTVVALILVLILIGVLVKRRNLMRKKDEFTTTRPPVTENTEPEKPVIHQLTCQTEPNQVEEGGDVSLQCRLDPSVDLRKETLEFTRADLNREDDVVHLYRHEKDQTDRQMDQYRDRTTLIHEDLIRGIISLNISSLTLTDSGLYTCYVPGLADSCTITLTVVRKKDEFTTTRPPVTENTEPEKPGAEKMNVGAIVGGVLGLIFFGVVGALLVFIIIIDLVKRRNLWMKKKQEAEKTPNISEMEKLETTSTEGDEELHRAAENASGNFLKEITDQRASRLFHLHEGVEVSESQDEQFSGRVQFDKDVLREGRLRLDVSRLRTEDSGLYLCEVNTESGSSSDKCRLNVTVIHQITCQTEPNQVEEGGDVSLQCRLDPSVDLRKETLEFTRADLNREDDVVHLYRHEKDQTDPQMDQYRDRTTLIHEDLIRGIISLNISSLNLTDSGLYTCYVPGLADSATITLTVAVRKDQDNRTNTTIIESEKPGPKEEKDVDVIVVAVLAVLLFIVGLIIGVLVKRRNLSICQRREGGGDQGRELADVD; from the exons atggaggagagagtctGTATCTTCCTGcttgttttattcttcagtcATCACGTTGTCAGCG gaacactTGTAGTGAATGTGGCACAGACCTTCtatcaggcagaggagaaccaccacatcacactgGAATGGACCTTCACACCCAaaactctcagctcctccaacaTTTATATCCTCTGTCAACTGATAACTGATCAGAAAGTCTCAAAAGTCCTGTTTCATCTCCATGAGGGTGTTGAGGTCTCAGAGTCTCAGGATGAACAGTTTTCAGGACGAGTCCAGTTTGACAAAGACGTCCTCAGAGAAGGACGACTCAGACTTCATGTGTCCAGACTCAGGACTGAGGACTCAggtctgtacctgtgtgaggTCAACACAGAGTCCGGTTCAAGCTCTGACAAGTGTCGACTCAGCGTCACTG GAAATCATCAGATCACCTGTCAGACTGAACCGAACCAGGCAGAAGAAGGTGgtgatgtttcactgcagtgtcGTCTGGATCCATCAGTGGACTTGAGGAAAGAAACACTGGAGTTTACCAGAGCTGACCTCAACAGAGAAGATGATGTGGTCCACTTGTACCGCCATGAAAAGGACCAAACTGATCCACAGATGGATCAGTACAGAGACAGGACGACTCTGATCCATGAAGATCTGATCAGAGGAATCATCAGTCTGAAGATCTCCTCATTGACCCTGACAGACAGTGGACTGTACAGATGTTACGTCCCAGGACTAGCAGCCAGTGCTACCATAACTCttactgttg tgagaaaagaccaagacaacaggacaaacacaacgaTCATCGAGCCAGAGAAACctg gagctgaggagaatAAGAGGGTTGGTGtcattgttggtggtgttctCACTGTTGTTGCTCTTATTCTTGTCCTCATTCTTATTGGAGTCCTGGTGAAACGTAGAAATCTCA tgagaaagaaagatgagttCACAACAACGAGACCtccagtgacagaaaacactgagccagagaaacctg TGATTCATCAGCTCACCTGTCAGACTGAACCGAACCAGGTAGAAGAAGGTGgtgatgtttcactgcagtgtcGTCTGGATCCATCAGTGGACTTGAGGAAAGAAACACTGGAGTTTACCAGAGCTGACCTCAACAGAGAAGATGATGTGGTCCACTTGTATCGACATGAAAAGGACCAAACTGATCGACAGATGGATCAGTACAGAGACAGGACGACTCTGATCCATGAAGATCTGATCAGAGGAATCATCAGTCTGAACATCTCCTCATTGACCCTGACAGACAGTGGACTGTACACATGTTACGTCCCAGGACTAGCAGACAGTTGTACCATAACTCttactgttg tgagaaagaaagatgagttCACAACAACGAGACCtccagtgacagaaaacactgagccagagaaacctg gagctgagaaGATGAATGTTGGTGCCATTGTTGGTGGTGTCCTTGGTCTCattttttttggtgttgttgGTGCTCTTCTTGTCTTCATTATTATCATAGACCTGGTGAAACGTAGAAATCTCT ggatgaagaagaagcaggaagcagagaaaacaccaaacatctctgagatggaaaagctggagacgacatcaacagaaggagatgaagagctgcacagagctgcagaaaacgcTTCAGGAAACTTCCTGAAAGAG ATAACTGATCAGAGAGCCTCAAGACTGTTTCATCTCCATGAGGGTGTTGAGGTCTCAGAGTCTCAGGATGAACAGTTTTCAGGACGAGTCCAGTTTGACAAAGACGTCCTCAGAGAAGGACGACTCAGACTTGATGTGTCCAGACTCAGGACTGAGGACTCAggtctgtacctgtgtgaggTCAACACAGAGTCCGGTTCAAGCTCTGACAAGTGTCGACTCAACGTCACTG TGATTCATCAGATCACCTGTCAGACTGAACCGAACCAGGTAGAAGAAGGTGgtgatgtttcactgcagtgtcGTCTGGATCCATCAGTGGACTTGAGGAAAGAAACACTGGAGTTTACCAGAGCTGACCTCAACAGAGAAGATGATGTGGTCCACTTGTATCGACATGAAAAGGACCAAACTGATCCACAGATGGATCAGTACAGAGACAGGACGACTCTGATCCATGAAGATCTGATCAGAGGAATCATCAGTCTGAACATCTCCTCATTGAACCTGACAGACAGTGGACTGTACACATGTTACGTCCCAGGACTAGCAGACAGTGCTACCATAACTCttactgttg CAGTGAGAAAAGACcaagacaacaggacaaacacaacgaTCATCGAGTCAGAGAAACctg gacctaaagaggagaaggatgttgatgtcattgttgttgctgttcttGCTGTTCTTCTTTTCATTGTTGGTCTGATTATTGGAGTCCTGGTGAAACGTAGAAATCTCT
- the LOC108874171 gene encoding uncharacterized protein LOC108874171 isoform X45, whose amino-acid sequence MEERVCIFLLVLFFSHHVVSGTLVVNVAQTFYQAEENHHITLEWTFTPKTLSSSNIYILCQLITDQKVSKVLFHLHEGVEVSESQDEQFSGRVQFDKDVLREGRLRLHVSRLRTEDSGLYLCEVNTESGSSSDKCRLSVTGNHQITCQTEPNQAEEGGDVSLQCRLDPSVDLRKETLEFTRADLNREDDVVHLYRHEKDQTDPQMDQYRDRTTLIHEDLIRGIISLKISSLTLTDSGLYRCYVPGLAASATITLTVVRKDQDNRTNTTIIEPEKPGAEENKRVGVIVGGVLTVVALILVLILIGVLVKRRNLMRKKDEFTTTRPPVTENTEPEKPVIHQLTCQTEPNQVEEGGDVSLQCRLDPSVDLRKETLEFTRADLNREDDVVHLYRHEKDQTDRQMDQYRDRTTLIHEDLIRGIISLNISSLTLTDSGLYTCYVPGLADSCTITLTVVRKKDEFTTTRPPVTENTEPEKPGAEKMNVGAIVGGVLGLIFFGVVGALLVFIIIIDLVKRRNLWMKKKQEAEKTPNISEMEKLETTSTEGDEELHRAAENASGNFLKEITDQRASRLFHLHEGVEVSESQDEQFSGRVQFDKDVLREGRLRLDVSRLRTEDSGLYLCEVNTESGSSSDKCRLNVTVIHQITCQTEPNQVEEGGDVSLQCRLDPSVDLRKETLEFTRADLNREDDVVHLYRHEKDQTDPQMDQYRDRTTLIHEDLIRGIISLNISSLNLTDSGLYTCYVPGLADSATITLTVVEKDQDNRTNTTTIESEKPGAEENKRG is encoded by the exons atggaggagagagtctGTATCTTCCTGcttgttttattcttcagtcATCACGTTGTCAGCG gaacactTGTAGTGAATGTGGCACAGACCTTCtatcaggcagaggagaaccaccacatcacactgGAATGGACCTTCACACCCAaaactctcagctcctccaacaTTTATATCCTCTGTCAACTGATAACTGATCAGAAAGTCTCAAAAGTCCTGTTTCATCTCCATGAGGGTGTTGAGGTCTCAGAGTCTCAGGATGAACAGTTTTCAGGACGAGTCCAGTTTGACAAAGACGTCCTCAGAGAAGGACGACTCAGACTTCATGTGTCCAGACTCAGGACTGAGGACTCAggtctgtacctgtgtgaggTCAACACAGAGTCCGGTTCAAGCTCTGACAAGTGTCGACTCAGCGTCACTG GAAATCATCAGATCACCTGTCAGACTGAACCGAACCAGGCAGAAGAAGGTGgtgatgtttcactgcagtgtcGTCTGGATCCATCAGTGGACTTGAGGAAAGAAACACTGGAGTTTACCAGAGCTGACCTCAACAGAGAAGATGATGTGGTCCACTTGTACCGCCATGAAAAGGACCAAACTGATCCACAGATGGATCAGTACAGAGACAGGACGACTCTGATCCATGAAGATCTGATCAGAGGAATCATCAGTCTGAAGATCTCCTCATTGACCCTGACAGACAGTGGACTGTACAGATGTTACGTCCCAGGACTAGCAGCCAGTGCTACCATAACTCttactgttg tgagaaaagaccaagacaacaggacaaacacaacgaTCATCGAGCCAGAGAAACctg gagctgaggagaatAAGAGGGTTGGTGtcattgttggtggtgttctCACTGTTGTTGCTCTTATTCTTGTCCTCATTCTTATTGGAGTCCTGGTGAAACGTAGAAATCTCA tgagaaagaaagatgagttCACAACAACGAGACCtccagtgacagaaaacactgagccagagaaacctg TGATTCATCAGCTCACCTGTCAGACTGAACCGAACCAGGTAGAAGAAGGTGgtgatgtttcactgcagtgtcGTCTGGATCCATCAGTGGACTTGAGGAAAGAAACACTGGAGTTTACCAGAGCTGACCTCAACAGAGAAGATGATGTGGTCCACTTGTATCGACATGAAAAGGACCAAACTGATCGACAGATGGATCAGTACAGAGACAGGACGACTCTGATCCATGAAGATCTGATCAGAGGAATCATCAGTCTGAACATCTCCTCATTGACCCTGACAGACAGTGGACTGTACACATGTTACGTCCCAGGACTAGCAGACAGTTGTACCATAACTCttactgttg tgagaaagaaagatgagttCACAACAACGAGACCtccagtgacagaaaacactgagccagagaaacctg gagctgagaaGATGAATGTTGGTGCCATTGTTGGTGGTGTCCTTGGTCTCattttttttggtgttgttgGTGCTCTTCTTGTCTTCATTATTATCATAGACCTGGTGAAACGTAGAAATCTCT ggatgaagaagaagcaggaagcagagaaaacaccaaacatctctgagatggaaaagctggagacgacatcaacagaaggagatgaagagctgcacagagctgcagaaaacgcTTCAGGAAACTTCCTGAAAGAG ATAACTGATCAGAGAGCCTCAAGACTGTTTCATCTCCATGAGGGTGTTGAGGTCTCAGAGTCTCAGGATGAACAGTTTTCAGGACGAGTCCAGTTTGACAAAGACGTCCTCAGAGAAGGACGACTCAGACTTGATGTGTCCAGACTCAGGACTGAGGACTCAggtctgtacctgtgtgaggTCAACACAGAGTCCGGTTCAAGCTCTGACAAGTGTCGACTCAACGTCACTG TGATTCATCAGATCACCTGTCAGACTGAACCGAACCAGGTAGAAGAAGGTGgtgatgtttcactgcagtgtcGTCTGGATCCATCAGTGGACTTGAGGAAAGAAACACTGGAGTTTACCAGAGCTGACCTCAACAGAGAAGATGATGTGGTCCACTTGTATCGACATGAAAAGGACCAAACTGATCCACAGATGGATCAGTACAGAGACAGGACGACTCTGATCCATGAAGATCTGATCAGAGGAATCATCAGTCTGAACATCTCCTCATTGAACCTGACAGACAGTGGACTGTACACATGTTACGTCCCAGGACTAGCAGACAGTGCTACCATAACTCttactgttg tggaaaaagaccaagacaacaggacaaacacaacgaCCATCGAGTCAGAGAAACctg gagctgaggagaatAAGAGG ggatga
- the LOC108874171 gene encoding uncharacterized protein LOC108874171 isoform X17, with translation MEERVCIFLLVLFFSHHVVSGTLVVNVAQTFYQAEENHHITLEWTFTPKTLSSSNIYILCQLITDQKVSKVLFHLHEGVEVSESQDEQFSGRVQFDKDVLREGRLRLHVSRLRTEDSGLYLCEVNTESGSSSDKCRLSVTGNHQITCQTEPNQAEEGGDVSLQCRLDPSVDLRKETLEFTRADLNREDDVVHLYRHEKDQTDPQMDQYRDRTTLIHEDLIRGIISLKISSLTLTDSGLYRCYVPGLAASATITLTVVRKDQDNRTNTTIIEPEKPGAEENKRVGVIVGGVLTVVALILVLILIGVLVKRRNLMRKKDEFTTTRPPVTENTEPEKPVIHQLTCQTEPNQVEEGGDVSLQCRLDPSVDLRKETLEFTRADLNREDDVVHLYRHEKDQTDRQMDQYRDRTTLIHEDLIRGIISLNISSLTLTDSGLYTCYVPGLADSCTITLTVVRKKDEFTTTRPPVTENTEPEKPGAEKMNVGAIVGGVLGLIFFGVVGALLVFIIIIDLVKRRNLWMKKKQEAEKTPNISEMEKLETTSTEGDEELHRAAENASGNFLKEITDQRASRLFHLHEGVEVSESQDEQFSGRVQFDKDVLREGRLRLDVSRLRTEDSGLYLCEVNTESGSSSDKCRLNVTVIHQITCQTEPNQVEEGGDVSLQCRLDPSVDLRKETLEFTRADLNREDDVVHLYRHEKDQTDPQMDQYRDRTTLIHEDLIRGIISLNISSLNLTDSGLYTCYVPGLADSATITLTVVKKDQDNRTNTTTIESEKPGTEKMNVGAIVGGVHGALIGLGLILIGVLVKLGIIKICKRRDRGQRGQEAETTLNNFEMENLRSPSTEDDHLTFP, from the exons atggaggagagagtctGTATCTTCCTGcttgttttattcttcagtcATCACGTTGTCAGCG gaacactTGTAGTGAATGTGGCACAGACCTTCtatcaggcagaggagaaccaccacatcacactgGAATGGACCTTCACACCCAaaactctcagctcctccaacaTTTATATCCTCTGTCAACTGATAACTGATCAGAAAGTCTCAAAAGTCCTGTTTCATCTCCATGAGGGTGTTGAGGTCTCAGAGTCTCAGGATGAACAGTTTTCAGGACGAGTCCAGTTTGACAAAGACGTCCTCAGAGAAGGACGACTCAGACTTCATGTGTCCAGACTCAGGACTGAGGACTCAggtctgtacctgtgtgaggTCAACACAGAGTCCGGTTCAAGCTCTGACAAGTGTCGACTCAGCGTCACTG GAAATCATCAGATCACCTGTCAGACTGAACCGAACCAGGCAGAAGAAGGTGgtgatgtttcactgcagtgtcGTCTGGATCCATCAGTGGACTTGAGGAAAGAAACACTGGAGTTTACCAGAGCTGACCTCAACAGAGAAGATGATGTGGTCCACTTGTACCGCCATGAAAAGGACCAAACTGATCCACAGATGGATCAGTACAGAGACAGGACGACTCTGATCCATGAAGATCTGATCAGAGGAATCATCAGTCTGAAGATCTCCTCATTGACCCTGACAGACAGTGGACTGTACAGATGTTACGTCCCAGGACTAGCAGCCAGTGCTACCATAACTCttactgttg tgagaaaagaccaagacaacaggacaaacacaacgaTCATCGAGCCAGAGAAACctg gagctgaggagaatAAGAGGGTTGGTGtcattgttggtggtgttctCACTGTTGTTGCTCTTATTCTTGTCCTCATTCTTATTGGAGTCCTGGTGAAACGTAGAAATCTCA tgagaaagaaagatgagttCACAACAACGAGACCtccagtgacagaaaacactgagccagagaaacctg TGATTCATCAGCTCACCTGTCAGACTGAACCGAACCAGGTAGAAGAAGGTGgtgatgtttcactgcagtgtcGTCTGGATCCATCAGTGGACTTGAGGAAAGAAACACTGGAGTTTACCAGAGCTGACCTCAACAGAGAAGATGATGTGGTCCACTTGTATCGACATGAAAAGGACCAAACTGATCGACAGATGGATCAGTACAGAGACAGGACGACTCTGATCCATGAAGATCTGATCAGAGGAATCATCAGTCTGAACATCTCCTCATTGACCCTGACAGACAGTGGACTGTACACATGTTACGTCCCAGGACTAGCAGACAGTTGTACCATAACTCttactgttg tgagaaagaaagatgagttCACAACAACGAGACCtccagtgacagaaaacactgagccagagaaacctg gagctgagaaGATGAATGTTGGTGCCATTGTTGGTGGTGTCCTTGGTCTCattttttttggtgttgttgGTGCTCTTCTTGTCTTCATTATTATCATAGACCTGGTGAAACGTAGAAATCTCT ggatgaagaagaagcaggaagcagagaaaacaccaaacatctctgagatggaaaagctggagacgacatcaacagaaggagatgaagagctgcacagagctgcagaaaacgcTTCAGGAAACTTCCTGAAAGAG ATAACTGATCAGAGAGCCTCAAGACTGTTTCATCTCCATGAGGGTGTTGAGGTCTCAGAGTCTCAGGATGAACAGTTTTCAGGACGAGTCCAGTTTGACAAAGACGTCCTCAGAGAAGGACGACTCAGACTTGATGTGTCCAGACTCAGGACTGAGGACTCAggtctgtacctgtgtgaggTCAACACAGAGTCCGGTTCAAGCTCTGACAAGTGTCGACTCAACGTCACTG TGATTCATCAGATCACCTGTCAGACTGAACCGAACCAGGTAGAAGAAGGTGgtgatgtttcactgcagtgtcGTCTGGATCCATCAGTGGACTTGAGGAAAGAAACACTGGAGTTTACCAGAGCTGACCTCAACAGAGAAGATGATGTGGTCCACTTGTATCGACATGAAAAGGACCAAACTGATCCACAGATGGATCAGTACAGAGACAGGACGACTCTGATCCATGAAGATCTGATCAGAGGAATCATCAGTCTGAACATCTCCTCATTGAACCTGACAGACAGTGGACTGTACACATGTTACGTCCCAGGACTAGCAGACAGTGCTACCATAACTCttactgttg tgaaaaaagaccAAGataacaggacaaacacaacgaCCATCGAGTCAGAGAAACCag gaaCTGAGAAGATGAATGTTGGTGccattgttggtggtgttcaTGGTGCTCTCATTGGTCTTGGTCTCATTCTTATCGGAGTCCTGGTGAAACTTGGAATAATCA